Proteins encoded within one genomic window of Mycolicibacterium aubagnense:
- a CDS encoding helix-turn-helix transcriptional regulator: MKLPSGASEAVGTATAVTSATAVSDGHTRSAIVQLLLEGAVTATQIGEHLGISAAGVRRHLDALIDAGDAESSAAAAWQHNGRGRPAKRYRLTAAGRAKLGHTYDDLAAAAMRQLREIGGDDAIRTFARRRIDSILSGVTATPDIADTADQVAAALTQAGYATTTTPVTGPIGGVQICQHHCPVSHVAEEFPELCDAEREAFAEVLGTHVQRLATIVNGDCACTTHVPVTPEPAASTSSAAIHPATQEEGVSQ, encoded by the coding sequence GTGAAATTGCCGTCCGGAGCGTCCGAAGCTGTCGGCACCGCGACCGCGGTGACGTCGGCAACGGCTGTCTCAGACGGTCACACCCGCTCGGCCATCGTGCAATTGCTGCTGGAAGGGGCCGTCACCGCGACCCAGATCGGCGAGCATCTCGGCATCTCCGCGGCCGGTGTGCGGCGTCATCTCGACGCGCTCATCGACGCCGGCGACGCCGAGTCCAGTGCCGCTGCGGCCTGGCAGCACAACGGCCGTGGCCGGCCCGCCAAGCGGTACCGGCTGACTGCTGCCGGGCGCGCCAAGCTCGGTCACACCTACGACGACCTCGCCGCGGCCGCCATGCGCCAGCTGCGCGAGATAGGCGGCGACGACGCCATCCGCACGTTCGCCCGGCGTCGCATCGACTCGATCCTGTCCGGCGTCACGGCAACACCGGACATCGCCGATACCGCGGACCAGGTGGCCGCGGCGCTGACCCAGGCCGGCTACGCCACCACGACCACTCCGGTGACGGGACCCATCGGCGGGGTACAGATCTGCCAGCACCACTGCCCGGTCTCGCACGTCGCCGAGGAGTTCCCCGAGCTGTGCGACGCCGAGCGCGAAGCGTTCGCCGAAGTGCTCGGCACCCACGTGCAACGTCTGGCCACCATCGTCAACGGGGACTGCGCGTGTACGACGCATGTCCCGGTCACACCGGAACCCGCGGCATCAACTTCCTCAGCAGCCATCCACCCAGCGACCCAAGAAGAAGGAGTGTCGCAATGA